From a region of the Microbacterium sp. nov. GSS16 genome:
- the qcrC gene encoding cytochrome bc1 complex diheme cytochrome c subunit, which produces MARVKKHRSRGRRSPLAAAALIGAGLLLTGGVYAGASAAMASTADTQTSAAAELTVEDGQKLFTANCATCHGIDMQGTSEGPSLIGVGELSVEFQVATGRMPLQMQGPQAPQKPVQFTDAQIRAMAAYVQSVAPGPSYPDKWVTAGEENPDNASDEVDIANGAELFRINCAMCHNVAAAGGALTEGKYAPALTSTSPLHIYAAMVTGPQNMPVFGDMNLSTEDKRDIIAALVYQQEAVQIGGFTLGSLGPVSEGLFIWIFGIGALVALTVWITAKSN; this is translated from the coding sequence ATGGCACGAGTGAAGAAGCACCGCTCCCGCGGTCGCCGCAGTCCCCTCGCCGCTGCCGCGCTGATCGGCGCCGGCCTGCTGCTCACCGGCGGCGTGTACGCCGGTGCGTCCGCTGCTATGGCATCCACCGCTGACACGCAGACCAGTGCTGCGGCAGAGCTGACCGTCGAGGACGGCCAGAAGCTGTTCACCGCGAACTGCGCGACCTGCCACGGCATCGACATGCAGGGCACGAGCGAAGGACCGAGCCTCATCGGCGTCGGCGAGCTGTCCGTCGAGTTCCAGGTGGCGACCGGCCGCATGCCGCTGCAGATGCAGGGCCCGCAGGCGCCGCAGAAGCCCGTGCAGTTCACCGACGCGCAGATTCGCGCGATGGCCGCCTACGTGCAGAGTGTCGCTCCCGGCCCGAGCTACCCCGACAAGTGGGTGACCGCCGGCGAAGAGAACCCCGACAACGCGAGCGACGAGGTCGACATCGCAAACGGCGCGGAGCTGTTCCGCATCAACTGCGCGATGTGCCACAACGTCGCCGCCGCCGGTGGCGCTCTGACGGAGGGCAAGTACGCCCCCGCGCTGACCTCCACCAGCCCGCTGCACATCTACGCGGCCATGGTCACGGGCCCGCAGAACATGCCGGTCTTCGGCGACATGAACCTGAGCACCGAGGACAAGCGCGACATCATCGCCGCCCTCGTCTACCAGCAGGAGGCCGTGCAGATCGGCGGCTTCACGCTCGGATCGCTCGGTCCCGTGTCGGAGGGCCTGTTCATCTGGATCTTCGGAATCGGCGCGCTGGTCGCCCTCACCGTGTGGATCACGGCGAAGTCCAACTGA
- the ctaE gene encoding aa3-type cytochrome oxidase subunit III: protein MVTTSATYAPAARTIKRPNPVAVGTIVWLGSEVMFFAGLFAIYFTLRSTSPELWADRTELLNVVYAFVNTVILVASSFTCQMGVFAAEDLQPYRIDKGKVNAFGRRRLFGWGMVEWFWLTFILGAIFVSGQVWEYAQLVAEGLPITADSYASAFYITTGFHALHVTGGLIAFVLVIGRAYAVKNFGHKEATSSIVVSYYWHFVDVVWVALFAVIYFLK, encoded by the coding sequence CTGGTGACCACCTCAGCGACGTATGCCCCGGCGGCAAGAACCATCAAGCGCCCCAATCCGGTCGCTGTCGGCACCATCGTGTGGCTCGGCAGCGAAGTCATGTTCTTCGCGGGACTCTTCGCGATCTACTTCACGCTGCGCAGCACCTCCCCCGAGCTCTGGGCGGACCGCACCGAGCTGCTCAACGTGGTGTACGCCTTCGTCAACACCGTCATCCTGGTGGCGTCGTCGTTCACCTGCCAGATGGGCGTGTTCGCCGCCGAAGACCTGCAGCCCTATCGCATCGACAAGGGCAAGGTGAACGCCTTCGGCCGTCGTCGCCTGTTCGGCTGGGGCATGGTCGAGTGGTTCTGGCTCACCTTCATCCTCGGCGCGATCTTCGTCAGCGGCCAGGTGTGGGAGTACGCCCAGCTCGTCGCCGAGGGCCTTCCGATCACCGCCGACTCGTACGCCTCGGCGTTCTACATCACGACCGGCTTCCACGCTCTGCACGTCACCGGCGGTCTCATCGCCTTCGTGCTGGTCATCGGCCGCGCATACGCGGTCAAGAACTTCGGCCACAAGGAGGCGACCTCCTCGATCGTCGTGTCGTACTACTGGCACTTCGTCGACGTCGTCTGGGTCGCCCTGTTCGCCGTCATCTACTTCCTGAAATAA
- the trpD gene encoding anthranilate phosphoribosyltransferase: MADTLTWPDLLSTLLDRRDLSVWESTWAMRQVMRGKVTDAQLAGFLVALRAKGETIDEIVGFRDAILEAAVPLPVSSDVLDIVGTGGDRIGTVNISTTAAIVIGASGIPVVKHGNRAASSSSGSSDVLAALGLDISLDPDRVAAALERTGITFAWAAAFHPGFKHAGVARSELAVPTVFNMLGPLCNPARAEANAVGVAQLDRVPLITGVFRTRGATALVFRGDDGLDELTTTGHSRIWEVTRGDIHEHDLDPRDLGIPLADLDDLVGGSPEHNASVLRRILGGEKGAVRDIVLLNAAAGIVSYELSHDSTLTQVPIVERLRDAYLRAAAVIDDGRAAAKLDQWVQVTREPLPA, from the coding sequence ATGGCTGACACCCTCACCTGGCCCGATTTGCTCTCGACGCTGCTGGATCGTCGTGATCTCAGCGTGTGGGAATCGACCTGGGCGATGCGGCAGGTCATGCGCGGCAAGGTGACGGATGCCCAGCTCGCGGGGTTCCTCGTGGCGCTGCGCGCCAAGGGAGAGACGATCGACGAGATCGTCGGCTTCCGCGACGCGATCCTGGAGGCGGCCGTCCCGCTTCCGGTCTCCTCGGACGTGCTCGACATCGTCGGCACGGGCGGCGACCGCATCGGCACCGTGAACATCTCGACCACTGCGGCGATCGTCATCGGCGCGTCCGGCATCCCGGTGGTCAAGCACGGCAACCGTGCGGCGAGCTCGTCATCCGGATCGTCCGACGTGCTGGCCGCGCTCGGCCTGGACATCTCGCTCGATCCCGACCGCGTGGCCGCGGCTCTCGAGCGCACCGGCATCACGTTCGCGTGGGCGGCGGCGTTCCACCCCGGGTTCAAGCACGCCGGTGTCGCGAGGTCCGAGCTCGCGGTGCCGACGGTGTTCAACATGCTCGGCCCGTTGTGCAACCCCGCGCGCGCCGAGGCGAACGCGGTCGGCGTCGCACAGCTCGACCGCGTGCCGCTGATCACAGGCGTGTTCCGCACCCGGGGTGCGACCGCGCTCGTCTTCCGCGGCGACGACGGACTCGACGAGCTCACCACCACGGGGCACAGCCGCATCTGGGAGGTCACCCGCGGAGACATCCACGAGCACGACCTCGACCCGCGCGACCTCGGCATCCCCCTCGCCGACCTCGACGACCTCGTCGGCGGCTCACCCGAGCACAACGCGTCGGTGCTGCGTCGCATCCTGGGGGGCGAGAAGGGGGCGGTGCGCGACATCGTGCTGCTGAACGCCGCCGCCGGCATCGTCTCGTACGAGCTCTCGCACGACTCGACTCTGACCCAGGTTCCCATCGTCGAGCGGCTGCGCGACGCGTACCTGCGCGCCGCCGCAGTGATCGACGACGGCCGCGCAGCCGCGAAGCTCGACCAGTGGGTGCAGGTCACCAGGGAGCCGCTGCCCGCCTGA
- a CDS encoding PHP domain-containing protein, protein MDAADALLEIASLLERERASRYRAKAFRQAAAVVASLPPDVLSDPTMLKAQKGIGDSTFAVIRQAQEGLVPDYLVELRGEVDPERRSVLRGRLKGDLHSHTDWSDGTTPIETMTAAARALGHEYLAITDHSPRLKVARGLSAERLREQIPLVRAQSGDGLAVLAGIEVDILEDGALDQAPELLDELDIVVASVHSKLRMDSAPMTRRMLAAVADPRVNVLGHCTGRLVEGSRGTRPPSQFDARAVFAACAENGVAVEINSRPERQDPPDDLIAIALDEGCLFSIDSDAHAPGQLSLLDHGAARAEAAGVPAERIVTTRGLERLRAWARG, encoded by the coding sequence GTGGACGCCGCCGACGCCCTCCTCGAGATCGCCTCGCTGCTCGAGCGCGAGCGCGCCTCCCGCTATCGCGCGAAGGCGTTCCGTCAGGCGGCGGCGGTGGTGGCATCCCTCCCGCCGGACGTGCTGAGCGACCCCACCATGCTGAAAGCGCAGAAGGGCATCGGCGATTCGACTTTCGCGGTGATCCGGCAGGCGCAGGAGGGGCTGGTGCCCGACTACCTCGTCGAACTGCGCGGTGAGGTCGATCCCGAGCGCCGCTCCGTGCTGCGCGGGCGTCTGAAGGGCGACCTGCACAGCCACACCGACTGGTCCGACGGCACCACCCCGATCGAGACCATGACTGCGGCCGCACGCGCGCTCGGCCACGAGTACCTCGCCATCACCGACCACTCGCCCAGGCTGAAGGTCGCGCGCGGTCTGTCGGCGGAGCGGCTGCGCGAGCAGATCCCGCTGGTGCGAGCGCAGTCCGGCGACGGGCTCGCAGTGCTCGCCGGCATCGAGGTGGACATCCTCGAGGACGGTGCGCTGGATCAGGCACCCGAGCTGCTGGACGAGCTCGACATCGTCGTCGCTTCGGTCCATTCGAAACTCCGGATGGATTCCGCCCCGATGACCCGTCGGATGCTGGCCGCCGTGGCCGATCCGCGCGTCAACGTGCTCGGACACTGCACGGGGCGCCTCGTCGAAGGGTCGAGGGGCACGCGTCCGCCGTCGCAGTTCGACGCGAGGGCGGTGTTCGCGGCGTGCGCCGAGAACGGGGTGGCGGTGGAGATCAACTCGCGGCCCGAGCGTCAGGATCCGCCGGACGACCTGATAGCGATCGCGCTCGACGAGGGATGCCTGTTCTCGATCGACTCCGATGCGCATGCGCCCGGACAGCTCTCGCTGCTCGACCACGGTGCCGCGCGCGCCGAGGCGGCAGGGGTGCCGGCGGAGCGCATCGTCACGACGCGGGGGCTCGAGCGCCTGCGCGCCTGGGCGCGCGGCTGA
- a CDS encoding 5'-3' exonuclease — MTERLMLLDTASLYFRAFFGVPDKVKAPDGSSVNATRGLLDIIAKLVTLYQPSQLIACWDDDWRPQWRVDLIPSYKAHRVVEEVAAAPDVEEVPDALQQQIPLIREALGILGIPVIGAAEHEADDVIGTLATGAALPVDIVTGDRDLFQLVDDSRDVRVIYTARGMSNLEVVTDETVVAKYGVLPSQYADFATLRGDASDGLPGVKGIGEKTAATLLRAHGDLAGIRAAAADGLLTASAAARFAEAAEYLDVAPTVVQVATGLDVSAPGVALGDLDEAARDAAGALAERWNLGSSMSRALSALASTREAG, encoded by the coding sequence GTGACCGAACGACTGATGCTGCTCGACACCGCCAGCCTGTACTTCCGGGCCTTCTTCGGCGTGCCGGACAAGGTCAAGGCACCCGACGGGTCGTCGGTGAACGCGACCCGCGGACTGCTCGACATCATCGCCAAGCTCGTGACCCTCTATCAGCCGTCGCAGCTCATCGCCTGCTGGGACGACGACTGGCGTCCGCAGTGGCGGGTCGACCTGATCCCGAGCTACAAGGCGCATCGAGTCGTCGAGGAGGTTGCCGCGGCTCCCGACGTCGAGGAGGTTCCGGATGCCCTGCAGCAGCAGATCCCGCTGATCCGCGAGGCGCTCGGCATCCTCGGCATCCCCGTCATCGGCGCGGCGGAGCACGAGGCCGACGACGTCATCGGCACGCTCGCCACCGGAGCGGCTCTGCCCGTCGACATCGTGACGGGCGATCGCGACCTGTTCCAGCTCGTCGACGACAGCCGCGACGTGCGCGTGATCTACACGGCGCGGGGCATGAGCAACCTGGAGGTCGTCACCGACGAGACCGTCGTCGCCAAGTACGGAGTGCTCCCCTCGCAGTACGCCGACTTCGCCACGCTGCGCGGCGATGCGTCTGACGGCCTGCCCGGCGTGAAGGGCATCGGCGAGAAGACCGCGGCGACGCTGCTGCGCGCACACGGCGACCTGGCGGGCATCCGTGCGGCAGCCGCCGACGGCCTGCTCACCGCGAGCGCGGCGGCGCGGTTCGCCGAGGCCGCGGAGTACCTCGACGTGGCGCCCACCGTCGTGCAGGTCGCGACCGGTCTCGACGTCTCCGCGCCCGGCGTCGCACTGGGCGACCTCGACGAGGCGGCTCGCGATGCGGCCGGCGCTCTGGCGGAGAGATGGAACCTGGGCTCATCGATGTCGAGGGCGCTCAGCGCCCTGGCATCCACCCGAGAGGCCGGCTGA
- the rpsA gene encoding 30S ribosomal protein S1, whose product MTSATTAPATKQVAINDIGSAEDFLAAVEKTLKFFNDGDIIEGTIVKIDRDEVLLDVGYKTEGVIPSRELSIKHDVDPNEVVAVGDQVEALVLQKEDKEGRLILSKKRAQYERAWGDVEKIKENDGVVTGTVIEVVKGGLIVDIGLRGFLPASLIELRRVRDLTPYLGQELEAKILELDKNRNNVVLSRRALLEQTQSESRTTFLNNLHKGQVRKGVVSSIVNFGAFVDLGGVDGLVHVSELSWKHIEHASEVVEVGQEVTVEILEVDLDRERVSLSLKATQEDPWQVFARTHAIGQIAPGKVTKLVPFGAFVRVADGIEGLVHISELSSKHVELAEQVVSVGEEVFVKVIDIDLERRRISLSLKQANESVDPNGTEFDPALYGMLAEYDENGEYKYPEGFDAETGAWKEGFDAQREAWEQEYAAAQARWEAHKAQVVKAAEAEAAAGDDFGAQTFSTDSTGAGTLADDEALAALREKLSGGNS is encoded by the coding sequence ATGACTAGCGCAACGACCGCCCCGGCCACCAAGCAGGTCGCGATCAACGACATCGGCTCTGCTGAGGACTTCCTGGCCGCGGTCGAGAAGACCCTGAAGTTCTTCAACGACGGCGACATCATCGAAGGCACGATCGTCAAGATCGACCGCGATGAGGTTCTGCTCGACGTCGGCTACAAGACCGAGGGTGTCATCCCCTCGCGCGAGCTCTCCATCAAGCACGACGTCGACCCCAACGAGGTCGTCGCCGTCGGCGACCAGGTCGAGGCCCTCGTTCTCCAGAAGGAGGACAAGGAAGGCCGTCTGATCCTCTCCAAGAAGCGCGCACAGTACGAGCGCGCCTGGGGCGACGTCGAGAAGATCAAGGAGAACGACGGGGTCGTCACCGGCACCGTCATCGAGGTCGTCAAGGGTGGCCTCATCGTCGACATCGGCCTGCGTGGCTTCCTGCCCGCGTCGCTCATCGAGCTGCGCCGCGTCCGCGACCTCACCCCGTACCTCGGTCAGGAGCTCGAGGCGAAGATCCTCGAACTCGACAAGAACCGCAACAACGTGGTGCTCAGCCGCCGCGCCCTGCTCGAGCAGACCCAGTCGGAGTCGCGCACCACGTTCCTGAACAACCTGCACAAGGGTCAGGTCCGCAAGGGTGTCGTGTCGTCGATCGTCAACTTCGGTGCGTTCGTCGACCTGGGCGGCGTGGACGGTCTCGTGCACGTCTCCGAGCTGTCGTGGAAGCACATCGAGCACGCCTCCGAGGTCGTCGAGGTGGGCCAGGAGGTCACCGTCGAGATCCTCGAGGTCGACCTCGACCGCGAGCGCGTCTCGCTGTCGCTGAAGGCCACCCAGGAGGACCCGTGGCAGGTCTTCGCCCGCACCCACGCGATCGGCCAGATCGCACCGGGCAAGGTCACCAAGCTCGTTCCGTTCGGTGCGTTCGTGCGCGTCGCAGACGGCATCGAGGGCCTCGTGCACATCTCGGAGCTCTCCAGCAAGCACGTCGAGCTGGCTGAGCAGGTCGTCTCGGTCGGCGAAGAGGTCTTCGTCAAGGTCATCGACATCGACCTCGAGCGTCGCCGCATCTCGCTGTCGCTGAAGCAGGCCAACGAGTCTGTCGACCCCAACGGCACCGAGTTCGACCCGGCTCTGTACGGCATGCTCGCCGAGTACGACGAGAACGGCGAGTACAAGTACCCGGAGGGCTTCGACGCCGAGACCGGTGCCTGGAAGGAAGGCTTCGACGCTCAGCGCGAGGCCTGGGAGCAGGAGTACGCCGCTGCGCAGGCTCGCTGGGAGGCGCACAAGGCTCAGGTCGTCAAGGCCGCCGAGGCCGAGGCCGCCGCGGGCGACGACTTCGGCGCTCAGACGTTCTCGACCGACTCGACCGGTGCCGGCACGCTGGCCGACGACGAGGCTCTCGCCGCGCTGCGCGAGAAGCTCTCGGGTGGCAACAGCTGA
- the coaE gene encoding dephospho-CoA kinase — MPLIALTGGIASGKSTVAGRLAERGAVVIDADAIVREVQQPGGPVLTAIADAFGADVIAADGSLDRAALGARVFGDQVALARLNALVHPAVRQESQRRFEEALAADDAAVVVYDVPLLVEARIDDPWDLIVVADAPAGVRERRLVELRGLTEADARARIESQVSDESRRAIADVVIDTSGTLQHTQEQVDRLWERLTAE; from the coding sequence ATGCCACTTATCGCACTCACCGGCGGCATCGCCTCGGGAAAGTCGACCGTAGCCGGCCGTCTCGCCGAACGCGGCGCAGTCGTCATCGACGCCGACGCGATCGTGCGCGAGGTGCAGCAGCCGGGGGGACCGGTTCTGACGGCGATCGCGGACGCCTTCGGGGCGGATGTCATCGCCGCCGACGGGTCGCTGGACCGCGCAGCGCTCGGAGCGAGGGTGTTCGGCGATCAGGTCGCGCTGGCCAGGCTGAACGCTCTCGTGCATCCGGCCGTGAGGCAGGAGTCCCAGCGGCGATTCGAGGAGGCCCTCGCGGCGGACGATGCCGCGGTGGTCGTGTACGACGTGCCGCTGCTGGTCGAGGCCAGGATCGACGACCCCTGGGACCTGATCGTCGTCGCGGACGCGCCGGCCGGTGTGCGCGAGCGCAGGCTCGTGGAGCTGCGGGGCCTGACGGAGGCGGACGCGCGAGCGCGCATCGAGTCGCAGGTGTCTGACGAGTCGAGACGTGCGATCGCGGATGTCGTGATCGACACCTCGGGAACGCTGCAGCATACGCAGGAGCAGGTCGACCGGCTGTGGGAGCGGCTCACCGCTGAGTGA
- a CDS encoding DUF4126 domain-containing protein, with product MIEFIIGSSLAASAGLNAWMPLFLLGLSDRLIPAVDLPGGWAWLSSDIALWIVGALLVLEIVADKVPALDSVNDIVQSVLRPASGGIAFGAGSSAQTVAVDDPSTFFTESTWAPIVAGIAIALVVHVVKATGRVAANTATAGLAAPVLSTVEDGASFALAAAAIVVPVLALVLLIGLAVAAVILVRRRRARRREGATT from the coding sequence GTGATCGAGTTCATCATCGGCAGCAGCCTGGCTGCGTCCGCCGGGCTGAACGCCTGGATGCCCCTGTTCCTGCTCGGTCTGTCCGACCGCCTTATTCCGGCCGTCGACCTCCCGGGCGGCTGGGCCTGGCTGTCGAGCGATATCGCCCTGTGGATCGTCGGAGCCCTGCTCGTGCTCGAGATCGTGGCCGACAAGGTCCCGGCGCTGGACTCGGTGAACGATATCGTGCAGAGCGTCCTGCGCCCGGCGTCGGGCGGCATCGCCTTCGGAGCCGGATCCAGCGCTCAGACGGTGGCGGTCGACGACCCGTCGACCTTCTTCACCGAGAGCACGTGGGCGCCGATCGTCGCCGGCATCGCCATCGCGCTGGTCGTTCATGTCGTCAAAGCCACCGGCCGCGTGGCCGCCAACACCGCGACGGCAGGCCTCGCGGCCCCCGTGCTGAGCACCGTCGAGGACGGCGCGTCGTTCGCGCTGGCCGCAGCAGCCATCGTCGTTCCGGTGCTCGCACTCGTCCTGCTCATCGGCCTCGCCGTCGCCGCCGTCATCCTCGTGCGCAGACGGCGGGCACGACGCCGTGAAGGGGCGACGACCTAG